The region GATCAAATTCTCTTGAATGCGCCAGCCAAAATTGAGTTTGAGCTCAGGCCTGAACAGCATTGAGTATGTATCTTATAGGGACACGCGTTGGGTGTGTGATTAAGTTAGTTGAACAGAAGCACTTAGGTAGTGATCAATCAATGTACTATAATACACCCAAGTGAAGAATCTACATCCAATGTCGTCAGAGTTCTTGAAAATGTTAACCAACACTTGATGGCATATCCCATCGCTCTGATTCATAACTATCAGCAACCGAAGACAGCCAAGTGTCTAAAAGACGTACGACAATCGCATAGAAAAAGGACGGCGCAAACCCCGACTTCAGCAATAGCCGTAGCCAATTCTCGGTTATTATCGCCGATTATGTGCCGAGGACAGGTGCTGCAGCTCGCTACAGGAAAAACACCACCGGCCTTTCAACAAAGTCCGCGGCTTCTGAGATCGGCAATTGCGCCCCCTGTTAGATCTCTAGTCGCGTCTGCCACATGTTAGATTGTCGAACCAAACGTCACGACGTCATGCAGATCGATCCACACGAGGAAACGCCAATTCCGCCAAACTACCCCGCGACAGCGGCTGCTTACCCCAGATAGCCAAGAAGGTCTGTGAACCGACTCCGCACGTCAGTGGCGATACGGTGAGGGAGGCCCATGGTGGGTTTTAAGTGGGCATACATGACTTATGACCCAGGAAGGTAAGCCGTTGGCGATGACTATCGGCCTTTGCCATTCTCCCGGACAGGTAATTTAAGGGCGTGTTGGGCCCCGTGGAGTGTCGCCCTTGGTCTACTAGCGGCCCTCCCCCATCAATTCGTCGCGACATCAGAACGTTACTGTCAAGCATCATGGCGACAGCGATGAACGAAGATAAGCTCACGGCTGAGCATCAACGCGCCGAGAATGTCGCCGAGAAGATCTCAAACTCCTCGGCATCAGACGAGATCGAGGCGCAGGACGTTGAACTTCAGGAAAGAGAGGCAGCCCGCGTTTTGAGGAAGGTTGACTGGAGATTGGTTCCTATACTTTCTCTGCTCTATCTCGTCGCATTTATTGATCGCAGTAACAGTATGTATTCATCTAGCCTCCTCAAAAAGCCCATTTCTCGAATAGTACTAACACGCTGTAGTCGGCAATGCGAAAATCGCTGGTATGACAGATGATTTGAAGATGAACGGCATACAATACAACACTGCCGTTACGTTGTTCTTTGTTCCGTACACTCTGCTCGAAGTACCAAGTAACATCATCTTGAAGATGATGCGCCCAAGTCACTGGATGGCCATCTTGATGTTTTCCTGGGGTCTTGTCATGACTCTTATGGGGCTGACATCGAGTTACGGCGGTCTTCTCGCTGGTCGATTTTTCCTGGGTGTTACAGAGGTCCGTAAAAGTGCACATGGTTCAAAATCGACAACATACTTACCCATATACACAGTCTGGTTTCTTTCCTGCCGCTACATTCTTGCTCACACTTTGGTACCGTCGCTTCGAACTCCAGCGTCGTATGGCTGTTTTCTACGTGGCTGCGTCTCTTGCTGGTGCCTTCAGTGGTCTGCTCGCCTACGGTATCGAGAAGCTTGATGGCCGCTCTGGACTGGCCGGCTGGCAATGGATTTTTCTTCTCGAGGGACTTATTCCAGTCGCATTGTCTCTATTCATCTGGAAGATTCTGCCAGATAGTCCAGAGACCGCAAAATTCCTTACCCAGCCAGAGCGTGATCTACTCGTTTCACGTTTGGCCGACGATTCCGGATCCGGACAGGGCCGAACCACCAACGCTGACAAGATCGGAAAGGCACAGATTCTGGCCGGACTTTCAGACTGGAAGATCTGGGCTGCGACGGTTGTGTTCTGGGGAAACACTGTGGGAGTATATGGGTGAGTCTTACACACGAACGCCGAATAACGCCCAGATTCTAACACTTTAATCAGATTCACAGCGACTGTGCCTTCCGTTATCAAAGGCCTAGGCTACACCAGCGCCAACGCACAACTTCTTACCATTCCAATCTACGTCTTCGCCGCCATTCTCACCATTCTCTTCGCGTGGGCCTCCGACTTGACTCGCAAGCGCTCCCCGTACATTATCGCCGGATACTCCATCGCAGTAT is a window of Pyrenophora tritici-repentis strain M4 chromosome 2, whole genome shotgun sequence DNA encoding:
- a CDS encoding MFS-1 multi-domain protein; its protein translation is MATAMNEDKLTAEHQRAENVAEKISNSSASDEIEAQDVELQEREAARVLRKVDWRLVPILSLLYLVAFIDRSNIGNAKIAGMTDDLKMNGIQYNTAVTLFFVPYTLLEVPSNIILKMMRPSHWMAILMFSWGLVMTLMGLTSSYGGLLAGRFFLGVTESGFFPAATFLLTLWYRRFELQRRMAVFYVAASLAGAFSGLLAYGIEKLDGRSGLAGWQWIFLLEGLIPVALSLFIWKILPDSPETAKFLTQPERDLLVSRLADDSGSGQGRTTNADKIGKAQILAGLSDWKIWAATVVFWGNTVGVYGFTATVPSVIKGLGYTSANAQLLTIPIYVFAAILTILFAWASDLTRKRSPYIIAGYSIAVCGFIAQLAIPKPNYPGITYGFLFPVAGGLYCPFTCLVSWIGNSLAPSSKRAVGMALLISVGNMGGIMGSNIYLAREAPKYQTGFSASLAMCCLAILMTLVLRWAYAKENRKRDELIAEHGEEAVRARYSEEELLLLGDKSPFYRYTL